The genomic segment AAAGAGTAATATTTAGAGAAAGTAATTAAGTAATTATAACTCTTTTATAAAAGTGGAAGGatttataaactaaaaagaatttgaaaatatgACAAGACATCAAAAATAGTGGGACAAGGATTCCTAAATATTAGGAGCTTCTCCCActctaaaaactttttttttcctattatgacaaaataaattttttgtccATAATTTATTTTCTTCGTAAACTCACGAAATTAAATATTCCTACAAAATCAATATTCTTTTTCATAGATTTCTCCTTGCCTAATTAACctacttgcttttttttttttttaatcatgtgaaattttatttttatcatatattttttctttttatcatatatattttagtactctttaattttttaaataattaattaattatttatttcagataattttaaaatttaaatagtaaATATTAAACATAGATCTAATTTTTATAACTAATTAGCTACTAAGGGAAGAATTATTATTTCGACTTTGGACTAATTACTGTATTATGAATTCTGAAAATCAACGTCCTTGTTGatttataaaactaaaatttctagatatgattaatttttttagatgGTAAAAAAGAAATTCTATTTTTGTGAGGAAAGATTTTTTGAGGGGGtaatatagtcaatatttaatattactaaaataataggaaaaaggTGGGAAAACAATTTTATCTAAAGCGAAATCTTTTAATCAAGGAAAAaaacttaaataatatttttaagacccttcttatttttaatatatatagatagatatagatagatagattatagattattatatattatagatatagatagattatagatattaatataaatataaatatcaactAGTTTACCAAGGTGAGGACAAAAAGATGACTCTTATCATTTAACAGTAGGAATAAATTACAACTCACATGCATAAATTGACAAATTAGCTAGCGAAACAAAAAGACAAGACACTACCTACTATGTGTAAAGTTGGATAAAGCTGCTACTTTTCTTAATAGGTAGTAGTTAAATTTATTGCCACACAAACACAAATTTCACTAAGTAAAAGGTATTTAATTATTTGGAGGCAGATGCAGCAGCTGCAGCTTGAAAACGAGCATTGAAATGTGCAAGAAGTGCCTCTCTTGGAGGAAAATGTTCCTTAATTGGGCTACAATTAGCATACTCATCTCTCCAAGCACAAAAAATTGGAAACTTTTCACTTGTAACAAAAACATTTCCAGAGGCTTCTTCAACAATTGCCATCCAATATGCCATTAAATTTCCAGCCATATCAGCAAATCCAAATTTGTCACCAACAAAGAATTTTTTATCCTTTAGCTCATTTTCAAGAATCTTTATTAGCTCACCAAGCTCCTCTTTAGCTTTGTCTGACTCCTCTCCGCTACCGAACAAAGCTTTCCCCATTACTGGCATGCACTGCAAAATCACTCAAaactttatgttttaaaatttttgagaatATGTGGCACTTTTTAGATTAAAAGTGTGAATTCGAAAATGAAATTTttaagtctttttttttaaaaaaatatatacgtatttgaaaattacgtaaaaatgACAGTAAGccacaataattgataatttaaattatttgaaaaacatataaaaagatcgTGGTCCATTTGTAAAGCAGGGAGTATTAAATTACCATAATTAAATACTCCCTCGGTTTTAATTTCTttgtcctaattttttttttagtctaAAAAGCATGTctcttttctttttaagaaactctttgattttaacttttttcgtgacatgtttaagatcataaaattaaaaagtatttgatatattttacgtatttttaatttaagagcacaaaactcaaaaatctttaCTTTATTAAATTCTGTATTAGATCAAAATCATATGAACAAATTAAAACAAAGGAAGTGAAAAATCACTTATATGCAAAAGAATTTACCTTCTCATCAAAGAACTTAGCCCAGAACCGAGCTATAGCTCGATCATACGGATCTTTCGGCAATATGAAAGGCCCTTCAAATGTCTCATCAATGTATTCAACAATTATCATAGACTCACAAATAGGCTTTCCATTGTGAATTAACACGGGAATTTTCTTGTGAATTGGATTGGATTCAAGAAGCAGGGGGCTCTTGTTTTGTAGTTCTTCTTCTACAAATTCATATTCAACTCCCTTAATCTTCAAAGCCCACTCAACTCTTCGACTAAAAGGACTCAATGAAACACCGAGCAACTTCAATTCTGCCATCTCACAACTTATATGTTTCTTTGGCTTTTACTACTTTTCGTCTTGGGTTTTCACTGTTGATTTCTTGCCTTCTTTTATAGATGGGAAAATTGTTTAAAATATGTGTATATTAAATGTAACCAAGAAAATGGCAATATTTCTTGATCAGCAATTCAGTTGTCGAATATTTTATGTTCCCATGCTAGCTGACCAGCGACTTGGcctcaattaaatataattcaataatatGAGTAGTTGAAGGTTCTATgcaattataatatataaaatactgGCCCATTGGAAACTTACATACTCTACATACACATGAGAGTGACTGGCTGCCCATAATGCTCCAAGATGACAAACATGTATtgtcatgaaaattaaaaaaaaaaatttgtcaaaagattaaaacttaaaaattacaGTACGTAAGAAGAAGTCGAAgaaactttttatacataaaataaatacaaattacTTTCTCGGTCCCAAATTATGTatcgttatttttttttatccgtCCCAAAAAAGAATattgtcttttcttatttggtaagtttttaaagacacaattacaattttactCTTAGTAGtgccacttgattttaaatactcttacttcttttttatttgtcttttcaattaaaagtgatcccacttgattttaaatattattactccTTTCTTTAAGAAGGATAATTTTATAACTTTAACAAAatcaatacttatttcttaaatatcgtgtctGGTCAAATAACCACACATGAtttggaatggagggagtatatctATTGACATCCATCGAATAAGATAACTTACTTCACTGTTGGATATAATCGTGAGTTATTCGTCTGAGGAAGAAATATGTGCcattttgtcaaatattttttatatttaattctaactaataattattttaatgattttgcCAAAACTTCANNNNNNNNNNNNNNNNNNNNNNNNNNNNNNNNNNNNNNNNNNNNNNNNNNNNNNNNNNNNNNNNNNNNNNNNNNNNNNNNNNNNNNNNNNNNNNNNNNNNTGCTAGCACAAAATGAAAGCATAATCTTCTGAAAATAGTTCATCAgtgatattaaaataaattattgtctAAATAATGTagtaatttgaatttcaaaattgtaaATCATAGTGAAACAAAAGATTTTAGAGTCAGACTGCCAGTTTTGAGATTATATACTCCCTTCGTTACGTGTAGTCATTTGATCagacatggagtttaagaaataagtaaagacttgatattttttatcaaattgttctttattaaaataatgtactattattatttttaattaaataggcCCTTATAAGTGGGACTAAGAAGAGTAAAAgtgtaattgtgtctttaaatagttaccaaataaggaaaaatgacattctttttgagacagacaaaaaagaaaataatgacacacaaaatgggatggaggaagtAATTTCTGGCATcaatcattgatttttttttggagaaaatgGCCTAAAATCCCTCTAACCTATGCTCAAAATCCCAACAACACACTTCATCTTTAGGGAAGTTCTATGACCCCTGAtctatttaaaattgaaattattaCCCCCTTAAAAACTCACAACCACATGTGTATTGGAAAGTGATTATCATGCGTGTCCATGTAATGTCACGTAATATTATCACctaatattctatttttattatacaaaattaattatttttccttttcctttaatatttcccttttctctttcctttttcattctcctttctcttttctctttctcttatttgtaaattcttcatctttcatttttctGAAGATCGGAAAGGCGACAAGATGGTGAAGAAGATGAACGCAAACAAATATTACGTGAATTTCAAGACATAGGATCCGAATCAGATCTAAACTTATCAAAGAAGAATCTACAATAATCTTTCttcttaatttgaaattgaaaatgaaaaagtatatcttgttaattttattttagatttgcttaATTTTAGAGTCGAATAGAGGAGTTGAAAAGTTGGAAGAAGTGTTGGAGATCGaataaattgttgttgttgttgttgattttgcaAAGGAagctctttctttctctctcgttttttcttttgttttttagcTTCTAGAAAATTTAGTGCTTCAGGCTTATTGGTGTGGGTTTTTTTTTTCTGAGAAGAAAGAACGAACCTCATCAActctatttttatcctttttttgtaACTTTGTATCATTTCTCATGGAATTTTGAATTTCCTGTTTAAAgtgaaataaatgaatttttttgtGGGTTTTATATTTGAACACATCCATGAATTGAaatagagaaagatgaagaagaaaataaattagaGATGAGGAAGATGAGAAATTAATTTTGGACACTATTGATGAGTTCTTGAACCTTTTTgctttgagaaagagaagaagaagaaacaaaatgtATAAGGCAaaaaaaattttttgttttgaatctttttgaagaaaattattaACCCTAAAGCTTCAATTTTAGAATGGAGGTTACGATTGAAAGTTTTGAAATGGTAGACAACAAAATCCAAacttcaagttttgaaaatgaaaaaaaaaaaaaaaggaagaaaatgaaagATTTAATGGCTAACAAAtgagaattttttaaaaagaaaataaaaaaaaattgatttacacGTGGCTTAAAAAAACAGATTTGTATACTTTAGGCAAGTTTCACGCATCTAAGGAAAGTGTATACACCTTGAACAGATCAGCATTTTAGGatcacaaaatatcaaaaataaaaggtTCAGTGAGGTAATAGGACTTTTATGAAAGGTTCAAAGGGGTAATAGAACTTTTATAAAGTTCAAGTATCCAGTTGAGATTTCAGGTAAAGGTTGAAgggattataaattattttctcaattttttacaAAAGCTATACCGAGTAAAAGCATTATTTGATCCGGGAGATTTGGCCTAAGCCTTTATCTCATGTTTACTTTCTAGCTTTAAAGATACGTTTGGccataaatattaatttatttttattttgaaataataatttatttttatttcgaaGTATTTATTcactatattttaaatattttgtttgatcataaaaatatcaaatacaatttaattttaaaaaataacacaagaggtgttttcactttatttgattTCATTGTTTAGTTATTCTTGACAAAAAAATCCtaagatttttattttcataaaatttcatttaaattatatttcatgttcaaatcatattttatattttcttcaaaaatatttttttgaattataaatattaatggtAAAAACTATGACCAAACATGACTCGAACTAAAACtccaactttaaaattttcaaaatatttttttttttttttaaattttcatggacaAATGCCTACTAAGTTTGTACTAGTAATTTTTAGTAATAGATCTacttatattcatatttatgtCAAACTAATAAACGTAAAAAAACCTATATTTTTACGAAAAAAATTAAGTGGCATGGAAACATCAACTCATAATCATCATGTGTagctaaaatttaaaataattatcatatgCAACTAGGTTTtagattaaataattaaaaaaaaaattgtgtcgATATATTTGGATATTTCGAAGCTCACATGCAAATCTCTAATTTTGGAGGGGCTCTTTTAATTTCAAGGCtcatatttgtttgtatttgtatacaaagcAAATTTCGAGGCTCATATATAAATCTCTAAAGATttttatttgtatacaaaataAATTTCGAGACTCATATATAAATTTCTGAAGCGAACTTGAATTTACATATGCAATCTCTAATATGGATATTTGTATTTAGCTACTAAATTGTAGCGTAAAaactttaattatgatattttatttattaactaaatattacttattttaaaaatatttatataattatacaagATGCATTTTAGCTCCAATTTATGTATcgtatgttattattttttttgtcttacttttcttttttgtcCATCTAAAAGtctaactttttatatatagGAACTCTTTACATCCATCACTGTCCTAGATGATATATTTAAGATgattaaatttaaaagatattttaataaattatatatatttttaatttatgatcataaaatttattttttaaaaattattttcaattatgCATCGAGTCAAATTAAAAACTATAATTATTTAATTCTATATAAATGACAAAATTAGGTATTTCACATTAGAGATGTGCCAATGTTATGATTCACAAAAGAACCACCGTTTGACCAATTTTAATTGGTGCCGTAACTCGTGGCGTGAACAATAAGACGAGTAGATGACCGATGTGCTTATGTCACCAACTTTATCGTTAAATCTTGTGACTTGCTTTTCTACAAGAGTGTGTTTGATAATAGAAGTGTACACACCAAATCCTCAAGTCAAATCAAATCgataaatcaaattaattcaagaaacaaaatcaatttatgatttgatttaattggTTTGATATTAGCAAAAAAAATTGATCATTCTTAATTTAGTttgatattgaaaaaaaaaattaaatcgataaaatatatatatatatatatattgcacgtgtctcgcacgtgtaatatttgattatttaaaattagacgattttatctattgcgaaagcttatatagatatttatatataactttattataaaaagttaaatagtaATATACTCAAATAGAGtggattataaatttttacaaagaTATCTAATTATAATAACATTGTTTGCTTACAAATCTTATGCCCAAAAAGAC from the Capsicum annuum cultivar UCD-10X-F1 chromosome 9, UCD10Xv1.1, whole genome shotgun sequence genome contains:
- the LOC107842853 gene encoding probable glutathione S-transferase, whose protein sequence is MAELKLLGVSLSPFSRRVEWALKIKGVEYEFVEEELQNKSPLLLESNPIHKKIPVLIHNGKPICESMIIVEYIDETFEGPFILPKDPYDRAIARFWAKFFDEKCMPVMGKALFGSGEESDKAKEELGELIKILENELKDKKFFVGDKFGFADMAGNLMAYWMAIVEEASGNVFVTSEKFPIFCAWRDEYANCSPIKEHFPPREALLAHFNARFQAAAAASASK